The Sesamum indicum cultivar Zhongzhi No. 13 linkage group LG2, S_indicum_v1.0, whole genome shotgun sequence genome contains a region encoding:
- the LOC105156473 gene encoding uncharacterized protein LOC105156473 isoform X1, whose translation MGKIATKMPNFCLNRIRPLVRVRSQPPLQAQNQEHSASIIDEQKQDGFVSVDKKDDSGGGAEKPAAASGRKIMIVVDSSVEAKNAVQWALSHTVQNQDTVVLLWVTKPSKQGDESSSNKDVNHRVPEFLTCMKNSCQLKRPECEMVNMCGIYARKVRFEVAVVEGKDKGSSIVEAAKVEGVALLVLGQKKRSVTWRLMLMWAGNRAPAGGVAEYCVQNASCMAIAVRRKSKKLGGYLITTKRQKDFWLLA comes from the exons ATGGGCAAAATTGCCACCAAAATGCCTAACTTTTGCCTGAACAGGATTAGACCCCTTGTTAGGGTTCGATCGCAACCACCTCTCCAGGCCCAAAACCAAGAACACTCAGCCAGCATTATTGATGAACAGAAGCAAGACGGTTTTGTCAGTGTTGATAAGAAGGATGACTCCGGCGGCGGTGCAGAGAAACCGGCTGCGGCGAGTGGCCGGAAAATCATGATCGTGGTTGATTCGAGCGTGGAAGCCAAGAACGCCGTGCAGTGGGCACTTAGTCACACAGTTCAGAATCAAGACACTGTTGTTCTTCTCTGGGTCACTAAGCCTTCCAAACAAG GTGATGAATCGTCGAGCAATAAGGATGTGAATCATAGAGTGCCTGAATTCCTGACATGTATGAAGAATTCTTGCCAGCTTAAAAGGCCTGAG TGTGAAATGGTGAACATGTGTGGAATTTATGCAAGAAAGGTGCGTTTTGAGGTGGCGGTGGTGGAAGGAAAAGACAAAGGGTCGTCTATAGTGGAGGCGGCGAAGGTGGAAGGGGTGGCGCTGCTGGTGTTGGGCCAGAAGAAACGCTCAGTCACGTGGCGGCTTATGTTGATGTGGGCGGGGAACCGGGCACCGGCCGGCGGAGTGGCGGAGTACTGTGTCCAGAACGCTAGCTGTATGGCGATTGCAGTGAGGAGAAAGAGCAAGAAGCTTGGTGGATATCTCATCACTACTAAAAGACAGAAAGATTTCTGGCTCCTGGCTTGA
- the LOC105156473 gene encoding uncharacterized protein LOC105156473 isoform X2, producing MGKIATKMPNFCLNRIRPLVRVRSQPPLQAQNQEHSASIIDEQKQDGFVSVDKKDDSGGGAEKPAAASGRKIMIVVDSSVEAKNAVQWALSHTVQNQDTVVLLWVTKPSKQGDESSSNKDVNHRVPEFLTCMKNSCQLKRPEVRFEVAVVEGKDKGSSIVEAAKVEGVALLVLGQKKRSVTWRLMLMWAGNRAPAGGVAEYCVQNASCMAIAVRRKSKKLGGYLITTKRQKDFWLLA from the exons ATGGGCAAAATTGCCACCAAAATGCCTAACTTTTGCCTGAACAGGATTAGACCCCTTGTTAGGGTTCGATCGCAACCACCTCTCCAGGCCCAAAACCAAGAACACTCAGCCAGCATTATTGATGAACAGAAGCAAGACGGTTTTGTCAGTGTTGATAAGAAGGATGACTCCGGCGGCGGTGCAGAGAAACCGGCTGCGGCGAGTGGCCGGAAAATCATGATCGTGGTTGATTCGAGCGTGGAAGCCAAGAACGCCGTGCAGTGGGCACTTAGTCACACAGTTCAGAATCAAGACACTGTTGTTCTTCTCTGGGTCACTAAGCCTTCCAAACAAG GTGATGAATCGTCGAGCAATAAGGATGTGAATCATAGAGTGCCTGAATTCCTGACATGTATGAAGAATTCTTGCCAGCTTAAAAGGCCTGAG GTGCGTTTTGAGGTGGCGGTGGTGGAAGGAAAAGACAAAGGGTCGTCTATAGTGGAGGCGGCGAAGGTGGAAGGGGTGGCGCTGCTGGTGTTGGGCCAGAAGAAACGCTCAGTCACGTGGCGGCTTATGTTGATGTGGGCGGGGAACCGGGCACCGGCCGGCGGAGTGGCGGAGTACTGTGTCCAGAACGCTAGCTGTATGGCGATTGCAGTGAGGAGAAAGAGCAAGAAGCTTGGTGGATATCTCATCACTACTAAAAGACAGAAAGATTTCTGGCTCCTGGCTTGA